accaactgtgaagcatgaggGTGGTACCAGCATCATGTTGGGGGCGGGcctcgggggtgggggggtagcatcttgcccaaggacacttcagcctttctgaattaaagctgaaattctgatctgtcgttcATCATCATGTtcacccaaatgtcttcagtgttcaGCAAAACCCATGTTGGCCTTAAATTTTAGTAAATACATGAGACTTGACTCTAAGCACAAAAACAATTGCTTCTCTGAACATCTCGGATTTAGTTAAGCTGTTCTCAATGAATTTAGCAGGGTCTGTTTGTTCTTTAGAAAATAGGCCGAAGTGATTTATTGCATATTTCAAACGCTCCGTCACACTATGTCACTAACGTTGTCAGAACAGGACGGAAAGAAGCTATAATCGTCACAGCCCTACTTCATACTGAAGATGTACAGAGAAAAGGGTGGGGGGGGAGTGCCCGTTCTTTCCTGACCCATTTTCCATGCCAGGGAGTTACCAGGCTAAAACGGATGAATGAGCAGATTAATTTTTGGCCAGTTAGATGTGCGCTGCAGTTGTAGCTCAGCAGTCAATTCTCTCCGTTAGTCATCGGAACATTTTGAGTTCAAATTTCAGGACGATCGAAGGAACCTCTCCAAATACCTGGTGCATTGTCATGGTGAATTTTAAGCTTCTACAAAACAAATCATCGAATAAAAGTTTCCTGTTTTGATTTGTGGGGAAATTTGAAGTGGATGGTAACTAGAGCTAAGCCTTCATCACTCTATGCGTGGTGGGCAGATCAGCGTGAGTGCCCATGAAAAATCACAGCCTGGTGTTTACTCTGTATGTAGCGCACATTTTAAACAAGCAAACGTTTGAGCATCTTTGAATCAGTTTCCgattaatgaagttgatgtacttgaacaaaaccacaaggaaaattagcttcttttttttattcagcagaaatatcAGTAGATGTGGTATTCTTCTGAGGAAAAAGTatgtacacccttggcctcaaaAGTTAATATTACCTtttgcagaaataacttctttttttttttttttttttttttttccggaccATATTATTCGTCTATCTTTAATCGACACATACCAATGTGATCGGGacatataaatatgaggtgaataatttaataaatgaacaatgGCAAATGCAAAGTTTCATCTTCGACTACAGTGCGCATGTGGTTGCTGATGAAATGAAAGCGAAAGCATTTAGCTAGTGTTAAGTAACGCTACAGTTGATGTTGAGCAGCATGCACGTTCTCAGGCCAAATCCCTCACCAGATCGGGTTAGgagcacacatacatacatacatcaagTTCAAAGACTAAAAAGGAACCTCAAAAAGGCCAGTGGTAGAAGCATCAAGCATGTGATTCATATCTGAAGTAGCTTCGCTTAAGACTACAAGCTAATCAGCTAGGGCATCAGTGTAGTAACATCCTGAGGAGCCGTGTCGTGCCTGAAACTACCACGTATCAGCCGAAGCTCAAGTTACACTTTCAGTTTTGTGTTGAGGTTAAAGAAGaaatttatcatcatcatttgcTGAATGCACATTCTGAAACGAATAAGTGTCTTTACAACACGCATAAAGAACTGCAGTACTCCAGCACATGTACAACGAATACCTGTTTCTCCACCAAAACTTCAGTATCCTTTGTCCAGATGCGTACATCTTTACACATCCAACATCAATCCGTTCTTATGCAAACGACTGGCCCGGATCCTGCAGCCAGAAACTAATGAAGATGATCACTGTAGCAGGGACTCGACGGCAGTCTCTGGCCTGGACGAACGCTTCCTGCGTCCAGTCTTGGGTCTGGCCTTGCCACTCTTCGAGGTCCTGGGCCTCTCCAGCCTCATCAAGGACTGGCGCATGCTCTCCTCGGTATACGCAAGATACACGTGAGACGGCTCCACCTCAAACGGATCCTTTTCTTTCTTATCTGGCACAGGGGTTTGTTTTCTCATGTTCCCGCTGTAAGCCACGCATTTCAGCTGCCATTCTCTTATGTCTTCATTCCAGTCTACATGATTCTCAATCGTTTCCTGGTATTCCTGAGGGATAAAGTTGTCAGTGATTAGCATTCGCAGACGGAGTTCTCTGCCGAGCTGGCGGATGTACTCCCGCAGGCTCTCGATCTCTCGGTGACGTTCCTGTTGCAGATCCGCCATCTCTGACTTTGCTGCCGTCAACATGGTCCAGACTTTCTTCAATTTCTTGGTCTTGCCTTGGGCCTCCTCCTGCAAACTGGTGTATTTTTCCTCAAAGTCCAAACGCTCTTGCTCCTTTTCTTCCAGTTCTCTGCGGAGTTGCTCGGCTCTTTTTCCGCCGTTCCTCCAGCTCGTTGTTGGATTCTTGTAGAAGCTTCTCCTGCTCCTCTGCCTTGGCCAGCAAGTCAACTCCTCCAACGATCACCACCTTCTCCAAAGCAGACAGCTTCTCAAGTAAAAGGTGGTGTTCCTGCTGGGCTGTGAGCAggtctttctccctcttctcCAGCTCTGCTCGTGCCTTGTTGTGctcctcctcctgttcctcctccATGTCTAGCTCCTCCTTGATCTTCACCTGCATCTCTGCCATCTTGTCCGGGGACACCTTCTTCCTTCCTCGTCGTTTCCCGCGTCTCTCTCCACCGTCTGCAGTCTCATCCTCCCCTCTGTCCATCTCTTCAGAGCCGCTGCCCTCTGACCCCGAGATCTCCTCTCCTTCTTCCAACTTTTTCTTGAGCTCTTCGATCTCCTTCTGAAACTGGCGTAAGAGCGCATCTTTAGGGTCTTCGTTGATTCTCACTTTATTCTCGATGTTCTTTGCACGGTTTGCATAGCGTAAGGTGCTGATGGTCTCATCATAGTTGTAGTCCGCCGGTCCAATGTTTGCACACATCATGGTTTTAGAGTCTCCTCTCAGAGAGTCTTGCAGCAGGCGCGTGAGTTTGGAATTCCTGCAGGGCACGTGAAATAATTTCTTgaaggtgttttgcataattgtccaccaggttgCTGGAATatctgaccactcttccatgccatattctttcagttgcatgatgtttgagggttttcttgcacgttctgcccgtttcaaatcccctaCAACAtgtcaatgggattcaaatccaggctttgactaggccattccgtaaccctccatttcttctttttgagccattccttggtggatttgctcgtgtgcttaggatcattatcctgttgaaaggtccactttcagttcaacttcaaccttCAGACAGATGAcatcacattatcttcaagcactctttgatatgatgcagaattcaaagttgaatcaatgaatgcaggctgtccagtccctgaggcagagaagcaaccccaaaccatagcatttccaccaccgtgcttcacagttagtatgaggtgcttctcctgaaaagctgtctgtgGTCAGCGCCAAAcatatctgctgttactgtggccaaacaactctatctttgatttgtctgtccagagcacattattccaaaaggcctagTCTTTGCCTATATACTCATTGCCAAACTGTAGTGTTGCACAAGCTTTTTCCTGGctcgcctcccatgcaggtcaaacttgtgcaatctctttctgattgtagaaacatgtactttgacaccaacagtcacaagacttactaacagatcctgtgatgaaattttgggagttcttgaagacttctttgtgcatcagatggtctgcccTTGAggtgaatttgctgggacggccagtcctggactaattggcagtcgtttgaaatctgtaccatttgtagatgattttccttacagtggaatgatgtatttcaaataatttggagatctttttacatcctttgccagactcatacgcatccacaacctttttttctgaaggccttacagaactctttaaatCTTAGCATGAAGAcagcacacacctcaataacaaagggaacaccagacaccaGATATGAGACGGGtgtaaataagaccggttccacctgcactccctaagcaggtcttaatcactggcacccaatcttcaacacccgATTcgaaattttatggatttgaaggtgtggtaaacgtaggggtgtacttacttttttccatgtgcctgatctgttttttgttcatttaaattgtgaaaattactacaaaaagtcatttttacGTGCTGTTTGATAGTGTATCGGcgttattaataggcactgtttcaaagaggatgaaatgtttgcttgtttaagTAGCCAACAACACAAATCTTAAACACTGGCGTTCCAATAGAAGAGTTTTTACTAGCTGTAAAACATAATGAGAGTTGTGCTTATTTCGCCTGTCCTGCACTTTGCTAATAGCCAGCGAGGTAATCAGATAATTAGTggttagtatttatttattgccattTATTGCCACTACACAGAGGGCACAGCGACTATAATGTATAACGTCTTAGTGGATGTTGTAGATAATGCAGCTAACTTTACCCTTGTTACACAGTCGTGTGTAAAAACAGCTCATGGTTCATGGAGCCAGTGAGACTACAGGAGACTGATGTGGAAAAGAATGACTGTAAAGTGGTGTTAGAAGCAGATGTGCAAATTTTAGAGTTTGGGACAACGCCACCATGCCCAGTGATTTCATGCGTCACTAATCACTTGGTCTTTCTGCAGATATGGAGACCGATATCTTCGACACTGTATTTCCCAGTTGGGCCAGGAACCGGTTTTCTATACATGGTCAATCTGTACTTCCTGTATCAATACTCGTCCAGACTGGAAACAGGTATGCTTAACTCTCCGCCCTCCACGTAGCAGATCTACACCATGAAGAAGAGATCTGAATAATAAATGTTGCTAGTTTATTAATAAGGATGaacaatattaaagtaaatgcttgttgtttgttttttttctgttagtgTAAAATAGGAGTCTGCTGTTGGCTTCAGTTCTTCGCAGTGAAACTGGTCCCAGATCAGTTTAGGATAACGtgaataaaatttaaatcaCGCACTCGCGAATTGAACATCCGGCTGTTTTCAGATGTAAAGAAACACTGAGTCGAATGCCGGATCGTTTAAAAGAATCACAAGGACTAGTAAAATAGTTTGAAataaacctctttttttttttttgttcagccGCAGTATTTGAATGTCGATTTGAGAACGTTTCCAGTCATGAAATTAcccgctttatttatttatttatttatttttaaaaggtcCACCATTCTGGCGTAAATGTTGGAAAAAGAGGTTAAAGGAATTGCAAGCGAGTGAACACAGCATGAAATGATTAAGCTACAAAcctttaatcacacacataaacaccaCTGTTTTATGAAGTCAGAACTCCATTAAGCTCGTGTTCCTCCTCCAGGAGCCTTTGATGGAAGACCAGCGGACTACGTGTATATGCTGCTCTTCAACTGGATTTGCATTGTTGTATCCTTTAGACTTtcgatatgtgtgtgtgttgaaaaaaaaaaaaaatgttttattaaatgttgGATCCTTGTCCTGGATGTGTGATTGTCCTTATCTACATGACCCAGATAACAGGACTGATGATGGACATGCAGGTAAGTCGTCGTCTGTCGTTTTATCCTCGATGGTGTTAGGATATTCATTTCACTACTCGTTCGGTATTCGAGCCGAAAGGGAACGACGGAGTCCTGTCCGGACCGAGTTTTTAATGTTAGGAATCGCACACGCGGTCGGGACACACGGCTGGAGAAATGGAAATAAAGGAGTGTATGATGAGGGACTGTAGAAAGACGagtgcatctttttttttttttttgtaaatgtcaaGGTCTTCTTaatggaaaaagtgtgatcttgGACAAGATCCTGGACAGACAGTAGTGCTTACGGCTGCTCGTTTGTGCTCGGTTACACATTTCAGAGCCTCATCTGTCTGTGCAGCTGTCGAAAGACGAGTCCGTGTGTACCTCAGACTGAAATACAAATGTAATCGTTTAAAAAACGTGTCGTTCCCGTCCTCTCCCCGCAGCTCCTGATGATCCCTCTGATCATGTCTGTGCTGTACGTGTGGGCCCAAATGAACCGAGACATGATCGTGTCCTTCTGGTTTGGTACGAGATTCAAGGTAGAAATCCAATTTCGCAGACGTATTCTCTCTTCAGACTGCATCGAAGTACCTTTTAAAGCATTCTGACACTTGTAGCAAATGTTTGCAGGCCTGCTATCTCCCCTGGGTCATTCTGGGATTCAACTACATCATCGGTGGCTCGTAAGAACCTTCATTTTATCTTCTCACAGTTTAGCGTGTGGATTTTTAGAACACTTTGCatagaagggaaaaaaaagacagggtTATGCCACGTATGTttcagtgtctttttttttttggtagcaAGAATGAGACAAGTACTTATGATTAGTCATCCTCACACACCGCTGTACAGAGTCAGCGACAACCTGGCTTCCAAACTTGGAGTCTCTAAAAGACTCCTATTTTATACCGACTTCTGCAACTGATATTTATATTCTCAAgcgtgagtgcgtgtgtgtgtgtgtattttgattTGTGCGACAACAAAACATGCCCTTGGGAGCAGAATTGCCTCAGTGCCTCATgcatttaaagtttaaaggCATAGAATTATTGTTCTGAAGAGTTTGGGGATTTCCTGTCGATGAAAATCTAACAGTTGCCATCTGGGTTTTGTCGTAATCTCTCCTCAGGGCTGTGAACGAGCTGATTGGAAATTTAGTGGGCCATCTTTACTTCTTCCTCATGTTCAAATATCCCATGGACCTGAACGGCAGATCCTTCCTGTCCACGCCACAGACCCTGTAAGCACTCAGTCTCAATGCATTTTCACTCTCGGTCAAAAACACTATAAATCGATATACTCATGAATCTGATAAAGCTGTATAAACCTATACAAGAGAGATCGTGTACTAAGAACTAGAGATGTGTACGGTGAGGTGATCAGGTGATTGAGCTGGTCCTCCAGACTTTATTCTGCTACTGCTCGTTACACTGTTTCCACAACGATCATTACGCACTTGTTCGGCATCACATCTGCTGCTGTTGTGCTGTAAGACACGACAAACATCTGTTACATAACATCTGCTTTGACTAAACGTGTCTAGTCGAGGCTAGAGTATTCGTTCAACAGCCTTGTTTTTCCACAGCTATCGGTGGTTTCCGAATCGACGCGGTGGAGCTTCCGGATTCGGCGCCCCGCCCGTCAGGAGACGCGCTCCTCAGGAACAAGCAGGAGGAGACGGTAGACGTCACAACTGGGGACAAGGGAATCGGCTCGGGGAAGACTGAGGACGTCCTCCGACCGAAGCCTCCATGGACACCGATGCTCGCCAGGCACATAATAAACGCACTGCTGCCGCAGGACACATGTTTTTGCATACGTTTGAGCTTCGGTTCAGTTTTTGTATCTCTCCTTCCGACTACGAATGAAAAGGTGACGATCACACGGCGCTCCTTCGCACCGCGTCAGCGTGTTCGTTTACTCCTCGTGATCTCGTACGTCGCTCCGTAACCGGGCTTCTCACCGTCCACGAGCAGCCCCGCACAAAGAGGAGCTCGGGCAGAGTTTGTAGAAAGGAGACGATTTAGAGGACTGAAACGTGTCCGTTTTAAAACCTAGCACACTGTGGAAGTGTGGGATGGCTTCAGGTTAAACACTTATCTGCCGAACGCTTTTAGTTTTCACCGTCTTGTTGATCATGTACAGAATatttacttgttttgttttttttcctctttggaCGAAGATGTGCAAATCTTGTGTTGATCGCTTTTAcgagtaaaatgtcatttcttttcGTTCGAATCCATAAAGCGTAACCTTTTTGTCTTAATACggaaacacataaataaataaataataaaaaaaaccacacgTGTCTGAGCTGAAATTACTGAAATTAAGGTCACGTCGATTCGATACTTATAGATGCGGCCTGTAGGTGTCGGAACATCCTAGAAATCCTAACTCGTAACCTGGTGGtagagaatgaataaataaataaatgaattaaaaccaCAACAGAGTGCCGTGTAAATAAAGTCTGATTATTTAAAACACTCGGCTGAACGAACGTGAAACTAGAAACCCTGCCGTAATGACCGCATTAAACAACGCGCAGGGCGTTTCACGGCAACGATCGTTAAAGCGAGCGCCGAAATTCTACTGACCTTGTGCGCATCGATGATTAAGCTATGAAGACGCGGGACTCGAAGCGCCGAGAGGCAAAAAGGCTGTGCTTCGGTAGTTTCATGCTCCAACATGTATATCGAGTAAATCATTCATTATCAAGCATTTCGAGGGTAGAGATGACACGGTACAGCGATGCGGCATGTAGTTGTCTAACTCGAACAAGACATAGgcgtaaaaaaacaacaacaacaacaattcttCATAGTGAAAATGGTGTGTGATTGtataaagtaaaagaaagttaaataaaatgttcctgcTGTTCCGTCTAACTATTGTTCTGTTAGTGCTGGTTGGATGAattattaaattgaaaaaataaagtgctttaaacaaaacaacaacaccaccgatagagagaatgaataaatacactACGGCTGTCTAATGGGGTGTAAGTACATGTTATAacaacgaagaagaagaagaaaataaaatcatttcaatggtttgttttattgatttacAGCAGGCTTGTTTTAAAGAAAGAGCAAGCATGGATCTTGATACCCATACGGTATTCCTGATACATGTCTGAACATGACGAGAAGAGTGGCAGGAGGGGACGGGAATACACGGAGCTATCTTAAAAGCAGACCACGGCGAAATGGAACTACGCCTTAAATGCgaaggaaagagaagaagaagaagaagaagaagaaaaaaaaaaatgctattctTCCGCGAGAGTAATATTGCAAAGTCGAACtacaaataaacatgttttgtgCCTCGCTGCATCGATGTCGATT
This Ictalurus furcatus strain D&B chromosome 1, Billie_1.0, whole genome shotgun sequence DNA region includes the following protein-coding sequences:
- the derl1 gene encoding derlin-1, yielding MSDIGDWFRSVPFLTRYWFAGSIIVPLIGKLGLISPAYLVLWPQEFFHKFQIWRPISSTLYFPVGPGTGFLYMVNLYFLYQYSSRLETGAFDGRPADYVYMLLFNWICIVITGLMMDMQLLMIPLIMSVLYVWAQMNRDMIVSFWFGTRFKACYLPWVILGFNYIIGGSAVNELIGNLVGHLYFFLMFKYPMDLNGRSFLSTPQTLYRWFPNRRGGASGFGAPPVRRRAPQEQAGGDGRRHNWGQGNRLGED